The Nitrospiraceae bacterium genome segment CAACTCTTACATGTTGGGTTTCCCCGAAAAGAGTCTTTTGCTCTCTATAAAGAAGTTGTCTCCAGCTTTCATCGCCCCAGAAGGCATTCATCCTTTCAATATTTTCTGGTTTTGCCTTTGCAGGATCCTCAAACAAAACATTTCGATTAATATCCATAATCGGAAAATTTATAAATATATCGACTGTTTTCAGTTCGGCGGCAGCCTTAATCGTTTCCCACCTTAATTGAAGACCATATGGATCAAGAATGCACAATGCCCTCCTGAAAGACTCATATAAAAATATTGGGAAAATGTCTTTTATAAGAATGTCGTTGCAATCTCCATGGTAGGAATGTACGCTCGGATTTTCTTTTGCAATCTCATTAAACACATCAGCACGCTCCTCATCGAGATCAATGAAATGGTACTCTGTAAACGGCGGCTTCACATTTAAAGCATTAAGAGGAGACCCTGGGACAAGCTTTCTAGTTTTCCTGCTGATATGCTTTCCCGCCCCCGCAAATGCATCTATGTAAATATATCCTTTGCACCATGACTGTTTGCTCATGATACTGGTATAAGCACTGGCGTACTTCTTGATAATTTCCAATTTTATCTCAGACCAGGAACCGATTTTATCGATTTTCATAAGCTGATATCCTGCAAAAATTCCGATAGACCAACTCTACTATAGGTTTTCCCGTCTCTTTTAACTGTCCCTATACTTGCAGTGTGATGGCCTTTTGATTGCCTGAAAGGAAGATCCCGGCTCCAACTTATGGCTAAAGTTTTTTTAGCTCTCGTAATACCGACATAAAGTAAACGACGTTGTTCTTGCTTGTGTTCATGGTCTGTTAAATGAGCTGACCGATTTTTGCCAGGAATGTTACCATCATTACAGCCTAAAATAAAAACGTGATCAGCCTCCAATCCTTTAGAAGCCATTAGCGTCATTACTTTGATTACGTTATTGTCAAAATGTATTGTTCTTGTGTAGTCAATAAACTTTGAATAAAGACTTTTGATCGTATCATCGACTTCTTTAAGAGAAAATAATACTTGCCTAATATCTAAGAGTTCTTCAACAGAATCCGGGAATAAATCATTTATCACCTTTTCGATAGGAACTTCATTTTTGTATAAAGCAATGATTTCTTTGAGTCTGATTATTTTCTCGCATACATGACGAACTCTTTTACTCTTTTTATCAAAGTCATTTGGATTTACAGATTGAATTGCATTTTTAAGACTGCCATATTTCTTTTTTATCACCTTAATCTCATTTGCAAAATGATTCTCGTCTCCCACTCCTAAATAAGATCTAATATGCAGTAAACCCTCCGGGTTCGCAATGATGCCTAAAAGCGATACGCTTTCTGCTTCTCTATCTGTGAACGCGCCTTTAACTGCAAAGCGAAAGACAATATCCACAAGCATATGGTGGTTTTCTTTCTTAGCAGTGGCGAATTTTACAAAATCTATGCCCAATTTTTTCCGAGGGACCAGAATAAAAATATCTTTTGGCGAGGCATCTGAGTTCAATCTCGTATCAATTAGCGTCAGTATTTCTTCGAACTCCTCATCTTGATATTGTTTCTGAATGAGTTGAACTTCACCAGTTATAGCATTAGGAAGAGTTTTTAACTTTTTTCTTGTCGGATCAAATTGTATAAGTAATTTATTTGCCAGATCGAGTATTTTTGTGGAGCATCTTCCAGAAAAAGGTAGTGTATGATTTTCTGTATTTTCCTTGTCAGCAAATTTAGTGATCCCGACAGGATATGCGAACTTAAAACTGTAGATAGATTGATCTGGATCACCAACTACTATCAGAAGCTGCGATGATTTTGCCAGAATTTCAATAAACCTCTGCTCTAACTCATTCAAATCTTGAAACTCATCAACAAAAATATATTGAGGTTCAGCAATAAATTCAGAATCTATCTTAGTTGCTAAATCGACAGCATGATAAGCGATTTCCTCCATCATGGCTGCTTCGTGTTCACTAAGCCAATTTAGAATTGCTGCCTTAAATTGTCTTTTTTCATCATCCTCATTAAATACTTCATCATGCGGTTTAATAGCCCAACCTGCGCTAAATTCATCAAGCATGGCTCGCAGTTTCTTCTTGTCATTTTTTAATATTAATTTGAGATCGGAAATCATTACCTTTTTTTCGAAATCCATTATTATTGAATTAACCCGTTTTCTAATCTCGTGATTGTCTTCAGTCAATAAAAAAGATAAACAGAAAGAATGTAATGTTGAGGCTTTTGGCACTTTTTCTATACTCTTAACCTTATTCTGGAGGTCAATCGCTGATAGTCTCGAAAATGTCAGAAGAAGAACATTTTTTTGTGCTATGCTTGAATCTGCAATAATTTGTTTGGCTTTAGGAATTAAGATGCCAGTCGTCTTGCCGCTTCCGGGACCAGCAATAACACAAATTTGTTTTGCGGTTGAATTTAAGATTTCATCAAATTTTCTGTTATTATTGGTATCTTCCATATTAACTAATGCCCTTCCACAATCTCAATCTCCTCATCCGTCAATCCATACAACTTATAAACAATTTCGTCTATCAACTCATCAGTAGCCTTAATCTTTTCTTTCAAAGGCTCAAGCACTGCCATGCTTTTTGTGAAATGTTTTTCAAGAAGTTCCTGAGTCTTTCGGCTTGATGGGTCTATAGAGAGTTTGTTTTTGTTCTTTTTGAGGACTTCAAGGAAGTGGTCAAAATCATGCTCATGATATTCTTTGATTGCGGTCTTATTGCTCAAGTCTTCGATTCCGGCTCCGATTTCACGTTCAAGCCATTTTAAAAATCCCTTACTCTCCTCGTTCTTGGCCTTGTTCATCTCGATCATCTGCTCTGCGAGATAGGCTATAAAGTTATGGACTGTATCGTTCCTGCCCATGGCAAATTCATAATCTGTCCATTTTGCAATGTCATCATATTTGGAACGTTCATGCAGCTTAACAGCCTCTTTAAAAAACTCCTTCCGCTCTTTTTCAGGGGTAGTGAAGGAGATGGGAGGAATAGGGAACCTGTCAAGATCCATTTTTTTTATTTGAGCAGTTGACTCCTTATTAGTTATAAGTTTTTCTTGGAAATAAAAGGTTAATAACTTTGAATTGAGCAAGGCCAGCAGAAAATAGAAATTAAAATCAGTATTATTGTCGTACAAAAAATAGAGAGACTGTTCCACGATTGTTCCGCTATTATCAACGGTAGCAATTAATTGCAAACCTGTTTTTCGTAATAATAATTTAGGTTTTTTCTTCAAAATATTCATATCACATGTTCTGCCTGTAATTGGATTATCTTGAAAATCATTATAATAGCAACCATCTATTTGATATCGGTCAATATTATCTCCCTTAAGAACCGGAACTTGTTTTTTATTTACAAATTCAGTCGTAATTTTGTCTGAAGATGCACCAAAACCAGATGTAGTCATAATTTCAGTGCCAAGCGGGTATATTCCATTTTTTTCGCATTTGATTAATATCGGCAGCGCCGTTAGGCTATAACTTCTTGGAAAAACATATTCATCGGGTTGAACTTCTGATATATTTGCCAAGCGTTGAAAATTAAAGTTAGATGTAATTGCAACATCATAATTATGACCTGTTTGTTTGTCACGGGTGAATACGTAGATAAGGCAATCAGCTATAACGCCAGGGAATTTAACCGAGTAATTCAATGACCTAACTATACACCTATTTAAAATAGTTTTACGTGTAAGAGAATAATACATATTTGTTGCAAGTCTATCTGGGATAATGAATGATGCATTACCTTTATCTTTTAGCAATAGTGTCGACAAAAGCACAAAATTTTCATAATAATTTGGCATATAAGTATTAGAACCATATGTGCAGTGAAGATAATCTATTTCATTTGTATCCTTTTCATTGCTTTTACGGAAACGTCCTTTTAGTGATACCCATGGCGGATTGCCTACCACGCAATCAAAACCCGGATTGTTTTTCATTTGAACCTTCTGCTCATAACCTGACATCTGCTCGTAAAATACCTCTGAAAACTCAATCTCCCAGTGAAAGAACCGTTTTTCTTCA includes the following:
- a CDS encoding three-Cys-motif partner protein TcmP: MKIDKIGSWSEIKLEIIKKYASAYTSIMSKQSWCKGYIYIDAFAGAGKHISRKTRKLVPGSPLNALNVKPPFTEYHFIDLDEERADVFNEIAKENPSVHSYHGDCNDILIKDIFPIFLYESFRRALCILDPYGLQLRWETIKAAAELKTVDIFINFPIMDINRNVLFEDPAKAKPENIERMNAFWGDESWRQLLYREQKTLFGETQHVRVEDYQALAKEFCRRLKKVGFQYVPEPILMTNGKNGPLYYLCFASQKNAANDIARDIFKKYKGMK
- a CDS encoding ATP-dependent helicase → MEDTNNNRKFDEILNSTAKQICVIAGPGSGKTTGILIPKAKQIIADSSIAQKNVLLLTFSRLSAIDLQNKVKSIEKVPKASTLHSFCLSFLLTEDNHEIRKRVNSIIMDFEKKVMISDLKLILKNDKKKLRAMLDEFSAGWAIKPHDEVFNEDDEKRQFKAAILNWLSEHEAAMMEEIAYHAVDLATKIDSEFIAEPQYIFVDEFQDLNELEQRFIEILAKSSQLLIVVGDPDQSIYSFKFAYPVGITKFADKENTENHTLPFSGRCSTKILDLANKLLIQFDPTRKKLKTLPNAITGEVQLIQKQYQDEEFEEILTLIDTRLNSDASPKDIFILVPRKKLGIDFVKFATAKKENHHMLVDIVFRFAVKGAFTDREAESVSLLGIIANPEGLLHIRSYLGVGDENHFANEIKVIKKKYGSLKNAIQSVNPNDFDKKSKRVRHVCEKIIRLKEIIALYKNEVPIEKVINDLFPDSVEELLDIRQVLFSLKEVDDTIKSLYSKFIDYTRTIHFDNNVIKVMTLMASKGLEADHVFILGCNDGNIPGKNRSAHLTDHEHKQEQRRLLYVGITRAKKTLAISWSRDLPFRQSKGHHTASIGTVKRDGKTYSRVGLSEFLQDISL